A genomic region of Alkalibacter saccharofermentans DSM 14828 contains the following coding sequences:
- a CDS encoding DUF427 domain-containing protein has translation MVKALLNGVIIAESSDTIIVENNYYFPTKDVKLDYMSQNDYHTTCHWKGQASYYDIQINGKKYKNTAWYYPEPKKGAEMVKGRIAFWKEVKFEES, from the coding sequence ATGGTCAAAGCCTTATTAAACGGAGTAATCATAGCTGAAAGTTCAGACACGATAATCGTAGAGAACAACTACTATTTCCCAACAAAAGACGTCAAGCTGGATTATATGTCCCAAAACGACTACCACACGACATGCCATTGGAAAGGGCAGGCAAGTTATTATGACATCCAAATAAATGGGAAAAAATACAAGAACACCGCATGGTATTATCCAGAACCTAAAAAAGGAGCTGAAATGGTTAAAGGCAGAATTGCTTTCTGGAAGGAAGTTAAGTTCGAAGAGAGTTGA